One window of the Pseudarthrobacter sp. ATCC 49987 genome contains the following:
- a CDS encoding YegP family protein produces MAGAFELFHDGNLSFGFRLKAPDGTVVAVSGPFPDKVSAVEGIRVVRECAGMGLITDLCPMPGDSHESLARTV; encoded by the coding sequence ATGGCCGGAGCGTTCGAGCTTTTTCACGACGGGAACCTGTCTTTCGGGTTTAGGTTGAAGGCTCCCGATGGGACGGTTGTGGCGGTATCGGGCCCGTTCCCGGACAAGGTGTCGGCTGTCGAGGGTATCCGTGTCGTCCGTGAGTGTGCCGGAATGGGTTTGATCACCGATCTTTGCCCCATGCCCGGGGATTCCCACGAAAGTCTGGCGCGAACGGTATGA